In Halobaculum limi, one DNA window encodes the following:
- a CDS encoding methyltransferase domain-containing protein, with amino-acid sequence MEFAGEEDAFAAREASAAAAGIEAVGPGIAVADAVDPDRVRGLAYTHAAVDLLGRGDADPASARAVVEAASIERTGTVAVRARVVRDSADVSTATVERECGAALVDRGFDVDLDDPDHTLRVVFGGDTCLVGWVVAKSVRDFSTRRPTDRPFFQPGSMAPMDARAYANVAGAGPDATILDPMCGTGGVLIEAGLVGSDVVGNDAQAKMARGARENLAHYLGDDVDHGVIRGDATALALRDDAVDGVVFDAPYGRQSKIARHSLDDLVSAALSEAARVAPRGVLVADRSWRTEALDAGWRVTDTFERRVHRSLVRHVHVLERE; translated from the coding sequence TTGGAGTTCGCCGGTGAAGAAGACGCGTTCGCCGCACGCGAGGCGAGCGCCGCCGCCGCAGGGATCGAGGCAGTCGGCCCCGGAATCGCCGTCGCCGACGCCGTCGACCCCGACCGGGTGCGCGGCCTCGCGTACACTCACGCGGCGGTGGACCTGTTGGGTCGGGGCGACGCCGACCCCGCCAGCGCCCGCGCGGTCGTCGAAGCCGCGAGCATCGAGCGCACCGGCACGGTCGCCGTCCGCGCCCGCGTCGTCCGCGACTCCGCCGACGTCTCCACCGCGACGGTCGAACGCGAGTGTGGCGCGGCGCTGGTCGACCGCGGCTTCGACGTGGACCTCGACGACCCCGACCACACGCTCCGGGTCGTCTTCGGCGGCGACACCTGTCTCGTTGGCTGGGTCGTCGCCAAGTCCGTCCGCGACTTCTCGACGCGCCGCCCCACTGACCGCCCCTTCTTCCAACCGGGGAGTATGGCCCCGATGGACGCCCGCGCGTACGCCAACGTCGCCGGCGCGGGGCCGGACGCGACGATACTCGACCCGATGTGCGGGACGGGCGGCGTCCTCATCGAGGCGGGTCTCGTCGGCAGCGACGTCGTCGGCAACGACGCGCAAGCGAAGATGGCCCGCGGCGCACGCGAGAACCTCGCGCACTACCTCGGTGACGACGTCGACCACGGCGTGATCCGTGGCGACGCGACCGCCCTCGCCCTCCGCGACGACGCCGTCGACGGCGTCGTCTTCGACGCGCCGTACGGCCGGCAGTCGAAGATCGCACGTCACAGTCTGGACGACCTCGTGTCGGCGGCGCTGTCGGAGGCCGCCCGCGTCGCCCCGCGCGGCGTCCTCGTCGCCGACCGCTCGTGGCGGACCGAGGCGCTCGACGCCGGGTGGCGCGTCACCGACACCTTCGAGCGCCGCGTCCACCGCAGTCTCGTCCGCCACGTTCACGTCCTCGAACGGGAGTGA